The proteins below are encoded in one region of Caulobacter henricii:
- a CDS encoding ATP-binding protein codes for MFDLRRPSLVRRLVLLAVVWNAVVLIVAGVFLTAQFRDAAIRRFDQSLAVLTDDLYAGSTVEDGVLKAPFLTDIRATRTYSGRYWIIARHTADGAIKVVERSRSLFDSDLMVASRQIDLLDAAPGKTLYFDMQGPQDKPLRAAAIQARLPGYPDPVVFIAAEDRSPIDADADRFGRITAVALLLLGGGLILAVVVQVRVGLAPLFQLRREVASVRRGKSERLTRAYPDELEPLAVELNALLAHNQEVVERQRTHVGNLAHALKTPLSVMITEASQQPGSLADVVSRQADVMREQVDHHLRRARAAARSQTSGERTPVEPILDELAVTLERIFQDKAGGQGIEIDWRCPEDLCFQGEKQDLMELAGNVMENAGKWCRGRIRVIAAPGATGRWTLVVEDDGPGLPPERWVDALKRGQRMDEHTPGSGLGLSIVDELARAYGGSVTLGESPMGGLQVRLDLPSAET; via the coding sequence CGCCATCCGCCGCTTTGACCAGTCCCTGGCGGTGCTGACCGACGATCTCTATGCCGGTTCGACGGTCGAGGACGGGGTGCTGAAGGCCCCGTTCCTGACCGATATCCGCGCCACCCGCACCTATTCCGGCCGCTACTGGATCATCGCGCGCCATACAGCCGACGGCGCGATCAAGGTCGTTGAGCGGTCACGTTCGCTGTTCGACAGCGATCTGATGGTGGCGTCGCGGCAGATCGACCTGCTGGACGCTGCCCCGGGCAAGACCCTGTACTTCGACATGCAGGGGCCGCAGGACAAGCCGCTGCGGGCTGCGGCCATCCAGGCCCGCCTGCCGGGCTATCCCGATCCCGTGGTGTTCATCGCCGCCGAGGACCGCTCGCCGATCGACGCCGACGCCGACCGTTTTGGCCGCATCACCGCCGTGGCCCTGCTGCTGTTGGGCGGCGGCCTGATCCTGGCGGTGGTCGTGCAGGTCCGGGTGGGCCTGGCCCCCCTGTTCCAGCTGCGGCGCGAGGTGGCCTCGGTGCGGCGCGGCAAGAGCGAGCGCCTGACCCGCGCCTATCCCGACGAGCTTGAGCCCCTGGCCGTCGAACTGAATGCGCTGCTGGCCCATAACCAGGAAGTGGTCGAGCGGCAGCGCACCCATGTCGGCAACCTGGCCCATGCCCTGAAAACCCCGCTGTCGGTGATGATCACCGAGGCCAGCCAGCAGCCGGGATCCCTGGCCGATGTCGTCAGCCGTCAGGCCGATGTGATGCGCGAGCAGGTCGACCACCATCTGCGGCGGGCCCGAGCGGCGGCCCGTTCCCAGACCAGTGGCGAGCGCACGCCGGTCGAGCCGATCCTCGACGAGCTGGCGGTGACCCTGGAGCGGATCTTTCAGGACAAGGCCGGCGGGCAGGGCATCGAGATCGACTGGCGCTGTCCCGAGGACCTTTGCTTCCAGGGCGAGAAGCAGGATCTGATGGAACTGGCCGGCAATGTCATGGAGAACGCCGGCAAGTGGTGCCGGGGCCGTATCCGGGTGATCGCCGCGCCGGGCGCGACCGGTCGCTGGACCCTGGTGGTCGAGGATGATGGTCCGGGCCTGCCCCCCGAACGCTGGGTTGATGCCCTGAAGCGGGGCCAGCGCATGGATGAGCATACCCCGGGTTCAGGTTTGGGCCTGTCTATCGTCGACGAACTGGCCAGGGCCTATGGCGGGTCGGTGACACTTGGTGAATCGCCCATGGGCGGATTGCAGGTCCGGCTGGATCTTCCGAGCGCCGAAACCTAG
- the ccmI gene encoding c-type cytochrome biogenesis protein CcmI encodes MIAFWISAAGLSAAAGALVLRSAARAGAVDGTAPGLDAHRRQLGEIDRLAAGGLLDDGERKAARAEAGRRLLVEADRAEVWSRDGLGSRRLAVTAAAVAPLLALATYLVLGSPGFSDQPYARRVAEWRATDPAQLDPPRIAAVLETIVAERPGDAEPLKHLAMARSASGDVGGAEQALRRAVSLAPGRADLWIGLGETFVAEADGEVGTDARLAFRQALKIDPASLSARYHLGLARISDGDVAGGLADWRAVADSLSPTDPRRTAMNREIAQVQAAGGLPARQAAPEDNAQVQGMIAGMVEGLAARLKTAPDDPDGWVRLVRAYAVLGDTARRDAALATANQRFGDQPKILAALKQAAQTPPQSQSGTEGGRP; translated from the coding sequence ATGATCGCTTTCTGGATCTCGGCGGCCGGGCTGTCGGCTGCGGCCGGTGCCCTGGTTCTGCGCAGCGCCGCGCGGGCCGGTGCCGTCGACGGCACCGCACCGGGCCTTGACGCCCATCGCCGCCAGCTCGGCGAAATCGACCGCCTGGCTGCCGGCGGCCTGCTCGACGATGGCGAACGCAAGGCGGCCCGGGCCGAGGCGGGGCGTCGCCTGCTCGTCGAGGCCGACCGCGCCGAGGTCTGGTCGCGCGATGGTCTCGGATCCCGCCGCCTTGCGGTGACGGCCGCTGCCGTTGCGCCGCTCCTGGCCCTGGCGACCTATCTGGTGCTGGGTTCGCCCGGCTTTTCCGACCAGCCCTATGCCCGGCGCGTGGCCGAATGGCGGGCGACCGACCCGGCCCAGCTGGATCCGCCCCGCATCGCCGCCGTGCTGGAAACCATAGTCGCCGAACGGCCCGGAGACGCCGAACCGCTGAAGCATCTGGCCATGGCCCGCAGCGCCTCGGGCGACGTCGGCGGGGCCGAACAAGCCCTGCGCCGCGCGGTAAGCCTGGCTCCCGGCCGCGCAGACCTTTGGATCGGTCTGGGCGAAACCTTCGTGGCGGAAGCGGACGGCGAAGTCGGCACCGATGCTCGTCTGGCCTTCCGGCAGGCCCTGAAGATCGATCCCGCCAGCCTCTCGGCCCGCTATCATCTGGGCCTTGCCCGGATCAGCGATGGCGATGTGGCCGGCGGTCTGGCCGACTGGCGCGCCGTGGCCGACAGTCTGTCGCCGACGGACCCGCGTCGGACGGCCATGAACCGCGAAATCGCCCAGGTCCAGGCCGCCGGCGGCCTGCCTGCCCGTCAGGCCGCGCCCGAGGACAACGCCCAGGTCCAGGGCATGATCGCCGGCATGGTCGAGGGCCTGGCCGCCCGCCTGAAGACCGCGCCTGATGATCCCGATGGCTGGGTTCGACTGGTCCGGGCCTATGCGGTTCTGGGCGACACGGCCCGGCGGGATGCCGCCCTCGCCACGGCGAACCAGCGCTTCGGCGATCAGCCCAAGATTCTGGCGGCCCTGAAACAGGCCGCCCAGACCCCGCCGCAATCCCAGTCCGGCACCGAGGGGGGACGTCCGTGA
- the ccmE gene encoding cytochrome c maturation protein CcmE, protein MSFWPKSRKARRRLTILLAIAPVLALAVGLALYGMRDAISLFYTPAQAQEAKVPAGRKVQLGGLVQKGSVIKHPGGDVEFVIADQRSTARVKFHGDLPDLFREGQGIVAQGVFDDRGVFMATEVLAKHDERYMPREVSKALKEQGEWRGEGAGPPAYDGSSAAEGKDRK, encoded by the coding sequence GTGAGCTTCTGGCCGAAATCCCGCAAGGCGCGCCGGCGCCTGACCATTCTGCTGGCCATTGCCCCGGTCCTGGCCCTGGCCGTGGGCCTGGCGCTGTACGGCATGCGGGACGCCATCTCGCTGTTCTACACCCCGGCCCAGGCCCAGGAGGCCAAGGTGCCGGCCGGTCGCAAGGTGCAGCTGGGCGGTCTCGTCCAGAAGGGCAGCGTCATCAAGCATCCCGGCGGCGACGTCGAGTTCGTGATCGCCGACCAAAGGTCCACAGCCAGGGTCAAGTTCCACGGCGACCTGCCCGACCTGTTCCGCGAGGGCCAGGGCATCGTCGCCCAGGGGGTCTTCGACGACCGTGGCGTGTTCATGGCCACGGAGGTGCTGGCCAAGCACGATGAGCGCTACATGCCCCGCGAGGTCTCCAAGGCCCTCAAGGAGCAGGGCGAATGGCGCGGCGAGGGCGCAGGCCCACCCGCCTATGACGGGTCCTCTGCCGCTGAGGGCAAGGATCGCAAATGA
- a CDS encoding heme lyase CcmF/NrfE family subunit, whose translation MIIELGAFALILALVLSVAQTGLSAVAGARRAPMLAGAGRGAALAAFGATAVTFACLVWAFVSSDFSVANVAANSHTAKPMLFKVAGAWGSHEGSMLLWCLVLTGYGAAMALFGASLPPRLRAYAVAVQGALGVMFLAYTVFASNPMVRLTEVPIEGRSLNPLLQDWALAVHPPFLYAGYVGFSVVYSLAMAALMDGRVDAAWARWVRPWTLAAWSLLTIGITLGAFWAYYELGWGGWWFWDPVENASFMPWLIGAALLHSAIVMEKRGALPGWTVFLALAAFTFSMLGAFLVRSGVLTSVHAFAVDPTRGVLLLIMMGLAAGAGFLLFALRAPSLNSGGLFAPVSRESAIVLNNIVLSTATATVLLGTLYPLIREAFDGEAVSVGPPFFNLTFTPIMLLALAILPAGPLLAWKRGDASAVMRRLWLALAAAALLGLLTYALITPRKALASAGVALGFWLIGGALAELAERLKLLRAPLAEVWRRAVGLPRGAWGTTLAHAGMGVFVLGASFETAWRVEQAQALNLNQSFKLGRYEVTLTNVGSVEGPNYLAERGLVRITDPDGRVVCQAKPERRYYPTGGQTTSEVAICPKGLDDLYVVLGERRGSESGKPAWLVRAYVNPWVRLIFLGPLLMALGGAISVSDRRLRLGVGRKASEAQA comes from the coding sequence ATGATCATCGAACTGGGCGCCTTTGCCCTGATCCTGGCCCTGGTCCTGTCGGTCGCCCAGACCGGCCTGTCCGCCGTCGCCGGAGCCCGGCGCGCGCCGATGCTGGCCGGGGCCGGACGCGGCGCGGCCCTGGCGGCCTTCGGGGCCACGGCCGTCACCTTTGCCTGTCTGGTCTGGGCCTTTGTCAGCTCGGACTTCTCGGTGGCCAATGTCGCGGCCAATTCCCACACCGCCAAGCCCATGCTGTTCAAGGTGGCGGGGGCCTGGGGCAGCCACGAGGGCTCGATGCTGCTGTGGTGCCTGGTCCTGACCGGCTATGGCGCGGCCATGGCCCTGTTCGGCGCCAGCCTGCCGCCGCGCCTGCGGGCCTATGCGGTCGCTGTCCAGGGGGCCCTGGGCGTGATGTTCCTGGCCTATACGGTCTTTGCTTCCAATCCGATGGTCCGCCTGACCGAGGTCCCGATCGAGGGGCGTTCGCTCAATCCGCTGCTGCAGGACTGGGCCTTGGCGGTGCATCCGCCCTTCCTCTATGCCGGCTATGTCGGGTTCTCGGTCGTCTACAGCCTGGCCATGGCTGCCCTGATGGACGGGCGGGTCGACGCGGCTTGGGCCCGCTGGGTTCGGCCCTGGACCCTGGCGGCCTGGAGCCTGCTGACCATCGGGATCACCCTGGGCGCCTTCTGGGCCTATTATGAACTGGGCTGGGGCGGCTGGTGGTTCTGGGATCCGGTCGAGAATGCCAGCTTCATGCCCTGGCTGATCGGCGCGGCCCTGCTGCACTCGGCCATCGTCATGGAGAAGCGCGGGGCCCTGCCGGGCTGGACGGTCTTCCTGGCCCTGGCGGCCTTTACCTTCTCGATGTTGGGGGCCTTCCTGGTGCGCTCGGGCGTGCTGACCTCGGTCCACGCCTTCGCCGTTGACCCGACCCGGGGCGTGCTGCTGCTGATCATGATGGGCCTGGCCGCCGGTGCCGGGTTCCTGCTGTTTGCCCTGCGCGCGCCCTCGCTCAATTCCGGAGGCCTGTTCGCCCCGGTCAGCCGTGAGAGCGCCATTGTCCTGAACAATATCGTGCTGTCGACGGCGACGGCCACCGTGCTGCTGGGCACGCTCTATCCGCTGATCCGTGAAGCGTTCGACGGCGAGGCGGTGTCGGTCGGCCCCCCGTTCTTCAACCTGACCTTCACGCCGATCATGCTGCTGGCCCTGGCCATCCTGCCGGCCGGACCCCTGCTGGCCTGGAAGCGCGGCGATGCCTCGGCCGTGATGCGCCGCCTGTGGTTGGCCCTGGCCGCCGCCGCCCTGCTGGGCCTGCTCACCTATGCCCTGATCACGCCGCGCAAGGCGCTCGCCAGTGCCGGCGTCGCGCTCGGGTTCTGGCTGATCGGCGGGGCCCTCGCCGAACTGGCCGAGCGCCTGAAGCTCCTGCGTGCCCCTCTGGCCGAGGTCTGGCGCCGGGCCGTCGGCCTGCCGCGCGGGGCCTGGGGCACGACCCTGGCCCATGCAGGCATGGGGGTCTTTGTGCTGGGCGCATCGTTCGAGACCGCCTGGCGGGTCGAACAGGCCCAGGCCCTGAACCTGAACCAGTCTTTCAAGCTGGGGCGCTATGAAGTGACCCTGACCAATGTCGGCTCGGTCGAGGGGCCCAACTATCTGGCCGAGCGCGGCCTGGTGCGGATTACCGACCCTGACGGTCGCGTCGTCTGCCAGGCCAAGCCCGAGCGGCGCTACTATCCGACCGGCGGCCAGACGACCTCGGAGGTGGCGATCTGCCCCAAGGGGCTGGACGACCTCTATGTGGTGCTGGGCGAGCGCCGGGGCAGTGAGAGCGGCAAGCCGGCCTGGCTGGTCCGGGCCTATGTCAATCCGTGGGTCCGGCTGATCTTCCTCGGCCCCCTGCTGATGGCGCTGGGCGGGGCCATATCGGTGTCGGACCGCCGGCTGCGGCTGGGCGTCGGTCGCAAGGCCTCGGAGGCCCAGGCATGA
- a CDS encoding cytochrome c-type biogenesis protein → MNRLRAVLVTLAAVACMAAASEPSERLPDPAQEARARVLFREVRCLVCQNESIDDSQAELAGDLRRVVRQEIAGGRSDAEVRSFLVARYGEFVLLKPTFSAGNAALWLAPLGILAAGGGLLVALLRRRRADGAAEPDEAPGLSPEEEARLALLLEDLGHDCAEKRPQETPSV, encoded by the coding sequence ATGAACCGGCTCAGGGCAGTGCTCGTCACCCTGGCCGCCGTGGCGTGCATGGCCGCAGCCTCGGAGCCCAGTGAGCGTCTGCCTGATCCTGCCCAGGAGGCCCGCGCGCGGGTGCTGTTCCGCGAGGTGCGCTGCCTGGTCTGCCAGAACGAGTCGATCGATGATTCCCAGGCTGAGCTGGCCGGGGATCTGCGCCGGGTGGTCCGTCAGGAGATCGCCGGCGGCCGCAGTGATGCGGAGGTTCGCAGCTTCCTCGTCGCCCGCTATGGCGAGTTTGTTCTGCTGAAGCCGACCTTCTCGGCCGGCAATGCCGCGCTCTGGCTGGCTCCGCTGGGTATTCTGGCGGCCGGCGGTGGCCTGCTGGTGGCGCTGCTGCGCCGGCGGCGGGCGGATGGCGCGGCCGAGCCGGACGAAGCGCCGGGTCTCTCGCCCGAAGAAGAAGCCCGCCTGGCGCTACTGCTGGAAGACCTCGGCCACGATTGCGCCGAAAAGCGGCCGCAAGAAACACCTTCCGTGTGA
- a CDS encoding trypsin-like peptidase domain-containing protein yields the protein MTARKSGFIVGAVAGAGVAAAALAGMGMRMGTADAAEAPAAIRVSTAAAPSFAPPPGAPMSFADIFEKVSPAVVQIDVTSKASPARGLRIPGLEGFDIVPRGQKPGAEGEEDTPAAPKQQSSGSGFFISADGYIVTNNHVVADADEINVVMKDGRQLKATVVGRDEGTDLAVIKVTDPKAKGADFPYVDFENQAKPRVGDWVITIGNPFGLGGTATAGIISAYNRDLGDSSSRFVDYIQIDAPINRGNSGGPSFDIFGRVIGVNTAIFSPTGGSVGIGFAIPADVAEATAKQLIAGGKVVRGYIGANIQDFSQEMAEAQGMPDVKGAIIAELVAGAPAAKAGLLPEDIVTAVNGTNVKSGSELTREVAKAKPGDTIRLSILRGGKPRTVEVKSGVRPSEGALGVNDNTNEDGGAPDTPDKPQTQKFEALGLTLAPLDTASRATYKIAPDVRGVLIAGVKSDSDAGEKGLVKGDVLSSVNGVAVNATGEVAAAIASAQKGGRTSVLAKIIRQGRPVFVPLKIAP from the coding sequence ATGACCGCTAGGAAGTCGGGTTTCATTGTGGGCGCCGTTGCCGGCGCGGGCGTCGCCGCCGCGGCTCTGGCCGGCATGGGCATGCGGATGGGGACGGCCGATGCCGCCGAGGCCCCGGCCGCCATCCGTGTCTCGACGGCCGCCGCCCCGTCCTTCGCGCCGCCGCCCGGTGCCCCGATGTCGTTCGCCGACATCTTTGAAAAGGTCTCGCCGGCCGTCGTCCAGATCGATGTGACCTCCAAGGCCAGCCCCGCCCGCGGCCTGCGCATCCCGGGCCTCGAAGGCTTCGACATCGTGCCGCGCGGCCAGAAGCCGGGCGCCGAGGGCGAGGAGGACACCCCCGCCGCACCGAAGCAGCAGTCCTCGGGCTCGGGCTTCTTCATCTCGGCCGACGGTTACATCGTCACCAACAACCACGTGGTCGCCGACGCCGACGAGATCAATGTCGTCATGAAGGACGGCCGCCAGCTGAAGGCCACCGTGGTCGGTCGCGACGAAGGCACCGATCTGGCCGTGATCAAGGTCACCGATCCCAAGGCCAAGGGCGCGGACTTCCCCTATGTCGACTTTGAGAACCAGGCCAAGCCGCGGGTCGGCGACTGGGTCATCACCATCGGCAACCCCTTCGGTCTGGGCGGCACCGCCACGGCCGGCATCATCTCGGCCTATAACCGCGACCTGGGCGACAGCTCGTCGCGCTTTGTCGACTACATCCAGATCGATGCGCCGATCAACCGGGGCAATTCCGGTGGTCCCAGCTTCGACATCTTCGGCCGGGTGATCGGCGTCAATACGGCGATCTTCTCGCCGACGGGCGGATCGGTCGGCATCGGCTTTGCCATTCCGGCCGACGTGGCCGAGGCCACGGCCAAGCAACTGATCGCCGGCGGCAAGGTGGTTCGCGGCTATATCGGGGCCAATATCCAGGACTTCTCGCAGGAAATGGCCGAGGCCCAGGGCATGCCCGACGTCAAGGGGGCCATCATCGCCGAACTGGTGGCCGGTGCCCCCGCCGCCAAGGCCGGCCTGCTGCCCGAGGACATCGTCACGGCCGTCAATGGCACCAACGTCAAGAGCGGCTCGGAACTGACGCGCGAAGTGGCCAAGGCCAAGCCGGGCGACACCATCCGTCTGTCGATCCTGCGCGGCGGCAAGCCCCGCACGGTCGAGGTCAAGTCCGGTGTGCGTCCGTCCGAAGGTGCCCTCGGCGTCAATGACAATACCAACGAGGACGGCGGCGCGCCCGATACCCCGGACAAGCCCCAGACCCAGAAGTTCGAAGCCCTGGGTCTGACCCTGGCCCCGCTCGATACGGCATCCCGCGCGACCTACAAGATCGCACCGGACGTGCGTGGCGTGCTCATTGCCGGGGTCAAGTCGGACTCCGACGCCGGCGAGAAGGGCCTGGTCAAGGGCGACGTCCTGTCCAGCGTCAACGGCGTCGCGGTCAATGCGACCGGTGAGGTCGCGGCCGCGATTGCCTCGGCCCAGAAGGGTGGCCGCACCAGTGTTCTGGCCAAGATCATCCGCCAGGGCCGTCCGGTCTTCGTCCCGCTGAAGATCGCACCCTAA
- a CDS encoding response regulator transcription factor, with the protein MRILIIEDDIEAAGAMSHGLTEAGYECVHAPDGEAGLKEAGKGGFDVLIVDRMMPKKDGVEVVETLRREGDNTPVLFLSALGEVSDRVVGLKAGADDYLVKPYAFPELMARVEALSRRRETGAVATTLKVGELEMNLINRTVHRAGKEIDLQPREFQLLEFMMRHAGQSVTRTMLLEKVWEYHFDPQTNVIDVHISRLRSKIDKGFDRAMLQTVRGAGYRLDP; encoded by the coding sequence ATGCGTATTCTGATCATCGAAGACGATATTGAGGCGGCGGGCGCAATGAGCCACGGCCTCACCGAAGCCGGCTATGAGTGCGTCCACGCCCCAGACGGCGAGGCGGGACTCAAGGAGGCCGGCAAGGGCGGTTTTGACGTGCTGATCGTCGATCGCATGATGCCCAAGAAGGATGGTGTCGAGGTCGTCGAGACCCTGCGCCGCGAAGGGGACAATACCCCGGTCCTGTTCCTGTCGGCCCTGGGCGAGGTCAGTGACCGCGTGGTGGGTCTCAAGGCCGGTGCCGACGACTATCTGGTCAAGCCCTATGCCTTTCCCGAGCTGATGGCCCGGGTCGAGGCCCTGTCGCGCCGTCGCGAGACGGGCGCGGTCGCCACCACCCTGAAGGTCGGCGAACTCGAGATGAACCTGATCAACCGGACCGTCCACCGGGCGGGCAAGGAGATCGATCTCCAGCCCCGCGAGTTCCAGCTCCTGGAATTCATGATGCGCCACGCCGGGCAGTCGGTCACCCGCACCATGCTGCTGGAAAAGGTCTGGGAATATCACTTCGACCCGCAGACCAATGTCATCGACGTGCACATCTCGCGCCTGCGCAGCAAGATCGACAAGGGCTTCGACCGGGCCATGCTGCAGACCGTGCGCGGCGCGGGCTACAGGCTCGATCCGTAG
- a CDS encoding sensor histidine kinase: MRLPRLFRTTPFRLTLLFLALFAAAASAFLGYIYVATAGEVNRRADAEINREMESLEAAYRQGGVNALNQTIVERASGERPFLYFLADKTGKRISGSIEASPLDDFEGDGPSWSSFKVTEVDLDGAEMRNPARGVQERLAGGEVLFVGADVAASEGYVRKIVRALWGAGALVILLGLAGGVLISRNVSRSMQGLVDLVAAVQAGDLQARAKVRGARDEYDELAEGLNDMLDRIERLMGGLRHAGDAIAHDLRSPLTRLRARMEVALIDAENGKGDPVAALETALQDADGVLKTFNAVLAIARLQAAGQAPDQQSFDSSELARDMAELYEFSCEDKGLDFKAEITPALHIRGNREFIAQALANLLDNAIKYTPSGGAIMLRARRRSSGELEFSITDTGPGVPDEDRARVVQRFVRLENSRSEPGAGLGLSLVQAVAASHGGRLELAEGPGEYNGMGPGLRVALVLPRVE, from the coding sequence ATGCGCCTGCCGCGCCTTTTCCGCACCACGCCGTTCCGGCTGACCCTGCTGTTTCTGGCCCTGTTTGCAGCGGCGGCCAGCGCCTTCCTGGGCTACATCTATGTGGCCACGGCCGGCGAGGTGAACCGCCGCGCCGACGCCGAGATCAACCGCGAGATGGAAAGCCTCGAGGCCGCCTATCGGCAGGGCGGCGTCAATGCCCTGAACCAGACGATCGTCGAACGGGCGAGCGGCGAACGGCCCTTCCTCTATTTCCTCGCCGACAAGACCGGCAAACGGATCTCGGGTTCGATCGAGGCCTCGCCCCTCGACGACTTCGAAGGCGACGGCCCCAGCTGGTCCAGTTTCAAGGTCACCGAGGTCGACCTCGACGGGGCCGAGATGCGCAATCCGGCTCGCGGGGTGCAGGAGCGCCTGGCCGGCGGCGAGGTGCTGTTCGTCGGTGCCGATGTGGCCGCGTCCGAAGGCTATGTGCGCAAGATTGTCCGGGCCCTGTGGGGGGCCGGGGCCCTGGTGATTCTGCTGGGCCTTGCGGGTGGCGTGCTGATCAGCCGCAATGTCTCGCGCAGCATGCAGGGCCTCGTCGACCTGGTGGCTGCGGTGCAGGCCGGGGACCTCCAGGCCCGCGCCAAGGTTCGCGGGGCGCGCGACGAATATGACGAGCTGGCCGAAGGGCTCAATGACATGCTCGACCGCATCGAGCGGCTGATGGGCGGTCTGCGCCATGCCGGCGATGCCATTGCCCATGACCTGCGCTCGCCCCTGACGCGCCTGCGGGCCCGTATGGAAGTGGCCCTGATCGACGCCGAGAATGGCAAGGGCGATCCGGTCGCGGCGCTGGAAACGGCCCTGCAGGACGCCGATGGCGTGCTCAAGACCTTCAATGCCGTCCTGGCCATTGCCCGCCTGCAGGCCGCCGGTCAGGCTCCCGACCAGCAGAGCTTCGACTCCTCGGAACTGGCCCGTGACATGGCCGAACTCTATGAGTTCTCCTGCGAGGACAAGGGGCTGGACTTCAAGGCCGAGATTACACCGGCCCTGCACATCCGGGGTAATCGCGAGTTCATCGCCCAGGCCCTGGCCAACCTGCTCGACAACGCCATCAAATATACCCCGTCGGGTGGGGCGATCATGCTGCGGGCGCGTCGGCGCTCGTCCGGCGAGCTGGAGTTCTCGATCACCGACACCGGTCCGGGTGTGCCCGATGAGGACCGGGCCCGGGTGGTGCAGCGCTTCGTGCGGCTGGAAAACAGCCGCAGCGAGCCGGGTGCAGGCCTGGGCCTGTCCCTGGTCCAGGCCGTGGCTGCCTCGCATGGTGGCCGGCTGGAACTGGCCGAAGGTCCCGGGGAATACAACGGCATGGGTCCGGGTCTGCGGGTCGCCCTGGTGCTGCCAAGGGTGGAATAG